One window of the Candidatus Zixiibacteriota bacterium genome contains the following:
- a CDS encoding aconitate hydratase (Catalyzes the conversion of citrate to isocitrate), translating into KEFAKRAKEAHTFTIVGGENYGQGSSREHAALAPMYLGLQFVIAKNFARIHKTNLVNFGILPLTFVNPADYDKIKQEDMLEIADVTAGLKSSGNRLNVTNVTQGNSFEVQFDLSPRQVKILLAGGLLNFTKAGSN; encoded by the coding sequence ACAAGGAGTTTGCCAAGCGTGCCAAGGAAGCGCACACCTTCACGATCGTGGGCGGCGAAAATTACGGCCAGGGCAGTTCGCGCGAACACGCAGCGCTGGCGCCGATGTATCTCGGTTTGCAGTTCGTCATTGCCAAGAACTTTGCGCGCATCCACAAGACGAATTTGGTGAATTTCGGGATTCTGCCTTTGACCTTCGTGAATCCGGCGGATTACGACAAGATCAAGCAGGAGGACATGCTGGAGATTGCGGATGTCACCGCGGGCCTGAAGTCATCCGGCAATCGTCTGAACGTGACCAACGTGACGCAAGGCAATAGCTTTGAGGTGCAGTTCGATCTGTCACCGCGCCAGGTCAAGATCCTGTTGGCCGGCGGGCTGTTGAATTTCACCAAGGCGGGGAGTAACTGA